Below is a genomic region from Candidatus Omnitrophota bacterium.
TAACAATAATCCAATGGGACTTTCGATTTCGATGAAATGAGCTGTCGATTGGGAAGGATTCATAACGGCTCCTTGCGGGACAAAGAATAGGAATCTATATAATGAGCAATCCTAACGGTATAAAATACGTCTGCGATTTTTGCGGCCAGCTTATCGAGATCGGCCGCCCGCGCTTCATTCTCAAGGGCGAACTATTCGGGGCCTACGATGGCGCCGAATTCGACGAAACTCTGTTGCCGCCCTCCGCAAATATCCAAGAGGAAATGAAGCGTCTCATTGCGGAAGCGGAAAAGAAGAGCGAAAAAGAACTGACCGACGAAGTCCATTACGCATTCAAGGCGGATTTATGCCGCGCCTGCCGCGATAAATTTTATCGCATTCTCGACGAAGGCCGTTTCGGATAATCCCATTATGTTACCGTAGGATGGGGCGCGTTGTTTGACCCATCAATGATTCTATTTCTTTAATATATTCTGCATTATTCAAAGGCAAAAACAACCTTGCCTTTGCCACCCCGTCGTTCTACTCGTCCAACCGTTTTCTTTCCTTCTCGGCGTTGGGAGCGGAGAAGCGTTTCTCCAGTTCGTTCGCGCCTGTCAATTCCGCCGTCGCCATGCCTTTTTTTTCGCTTTTCAGTTCGACTTTGGACGTATCGATATTATCGTAAAGCATGGATTCGCCTAAGTTGAGTTCCGTCTTTTCGATAGGCATTTTATCGGCGGGCACGGGTTCCAAATCGCCGAGAAGCGCTTCCAAGGCGCCCTTCAATACGTCCAACGCCATTTGCAGCGATTGCGGGTCGTCCAGACGGATGGATTCGAATAAATTCTTGCAAGAATCGTCCACAGGCGGGGGGATGCTGATGCGTTTAAGATTGTCAACGCTCAAATAACCTCTGGCCAGGCACCAGGTAACCATCTCCTTTTTCATAACCATCAAATCGAGCCAGTCGAAATGAATAATGAGCTCGTTGATGCTTATGGTGTTGCTCTGTTTGTGGAGATAGACGTAGATGCGCAGCAACGCTTCGAAGAAACGGTCTTCGCAGCCCGGTTTTTTGGGATTGTTTTCGTCTTTGAGATGATAGATGGGAAACGCTCTCAATGTTTCGTCGTACAAAGAACAGACGTTCTTTCCGCATACGACGCAACGCAAATGCTGGCGGTCTTTCTTTTTAATATCCGGATGATTCATGATCGACGGCAACCGTCCAATAATGGTACTACTGGTTCGTTTCATTTGAAATTGTTCCCTCGCCCTTTGGGAGAGGGTTTGGGTGAGGGGGCTTTTTCAACGGCGTAACTACTAAATCAATTGAAATGAACCACTACGTTATTTCCATTATTTTAACCAACGATTTCCAAAATAGAATGTTGCCTTTCGAACATAATTTTTACGCAACCGGTTCGCCCCAAGCCGCGCCCCAAGCTGGGGCTAGCCGCTTTCCCAATTCCTCGATGGCGACGATTTCCTTGGCTTTTAACGGCTTGGCGTTCACAATCGTTTTTACCGCCTGTTCCAGCTCCTCCACTTTGCGGAAGCCGATGTTGAGCGATGCAACGCCGGGGATATTCAGCGCATAGCGAATGGCCGCCTGGTAATGCTCTTGGGGAATGCGGGCCGCTCCCTGGGACCAATCGGCGGCGCCTCCCAGCACTTTCATGGCGATAATGCCGACATCTTTCAGACGAGCGTATTCGAATACCTTCTCTTCGAAATTGTAAATATGTTTGGCGACGAAATTGGCCAGGCACATTACGACGTCAATCTCTTCCTTGTCCAAGACGGCCATAAAGCGGGAAGGGTAAAGATGCCCGGATGCGCCGATGAAGCGCACCACGCCCAACCGCTGCGCTTCGCGCAGCGCTCCCAACGCCCCTTGTTTGCCCAACGCTGACTTAACGTCGGGAAAGCGATCCTTTTCGCCCCAATTATGCAAGTAGACGAGATCGAGGCGATCGGTTTTCATGCGCTTCAGGCACGTTCGCAGTTGTTCCCAGCAGCCGTCGTAGGTAGCCGCTTCGGTTTTGGTAGCGAGAAAAATTTTGTCCCGATGCGGCGGCAGGACTTCGCCGAGAAAATCTTCCGCTTCGGAGTAGTTAGGCGCCGTATCGATCGACGTAACGCCGAGTTCGATGGCGCGTTCGACGATCGCGCCCGCCTTCTTGGCGTCCAATCCCAACGAGGCGCGGAAATGTCCCGTACCCAAGGTGAGGATGGATATCCTCTCCGCCGTCTTACCCAGCATTTTCGTAGGCATCGCCTTGCTTTTCGCGGAGGCGTTTGAAGCGAATAAGCCGGGCGCCGCGAGTCCCGCCGATAGCAAAGCGCCAGCCTGCAGTGCCTCGCGCCGGGTCAGTTTTTCCTCGATTCGTTGGCTCATGGCTTTCTCCTTGCTTATAATCTTTGTTATCTCGAACGGCGCAAACCGTGAAGAATAAAATATCATAATTCAATGGGGAATAGGAGGTTTTTATTACTCTTAACGATTTCCTTTTTTCTTCTCATAACTAAAAAAGA
It encodes:
- a CDS encoding aldo/keto reductase; the encoded protein is MSQRIEEKLTRREALQAGALLSAGLAAPGLFASNASAKSKAMPTKMLGKTAERISILTLGTGHFRASLGLDAKKAGAIVERAIELGVTSIDTAPNYSEAEDFLGEVLPPHRDKIFLATKTEAATYDGCWEQLRTCLKRMKTDRLDLVYLHNWGEKDRFPDVKSALGKQGALGALREAQRLGVVRFIGASGHLYPSRFMAVLDKEEIDVVMCLANFVAKHIYNFEEKVFEYARLKDVGIIAMKVLGGAADWSQGAARIPQEHYQAAIRYALNIPGVASLNIGFRKVEELEQAVKTIVNAKPLKAKEIVAIEELGKRLAPAWGAAWGEPVA